In Sphingobacterium thalpophilum, a genomic segment contains:
- the istB gene encoding IS21-like element helper ATPase IstB — MNENTTIEKMRKMRMITMAELYRSSLSDNLYREMSLDDFLATIIDAEWEARQNKNIDNLIYRASFKEKAAATDIDYNPSRNLDRNMFERLLSLGFINRKENIILTGSAGSGKSFLAQCIGVKACQMLYKTLYLNTGRFFDMVKIARLDGTYHKLLKKIERAELLILDDFGLTSIDQHARTALLDIIEDRYNSASLIIATQIPVEKWHGLIGESTIADAILDRVTFSSHRVELTGESYRRKKKLES, encoded by the coding sequence ATGAATGAGAACACAACAATCGAAAAAATGCGCAAGATGCGTATGATCACCATGGCCGAGCTTTATCGAAGTAGTCTGAGTGATAATCTTTATCGTGAAATGAGCCTGGATGACTTCCTAGCGACCATTATCGATGCAGAATGGGAAGCTAGACAGAATAAGAATATTGATAATCTGATCTACAGGGCTTCATTCAAGGAAAAAGCTGCTGCCACTGACATTGATTACAACCCTTCCAGAAACCTTGACAGAAATATGTTTGAGAGACTCCTTTCTCTGGGGTTTATAAACCGTAAAGAAAACATAATATTAACAGGCTCTGCCGGTTCAGGAAAAAGCTTCCTTGCGCAGTGTATCGGAGTTAAAGCCTGTCAGATGTTGTATAAGACGCTCTATCTCAATACAGGCAGGTTCTTTGATATGGTGAAAATCGCCAGATTGGATGGCACATACCATAAGTTACTCAAAAAGATCGAAAGAGCAGAATTACTAATACTCGATGACTTTGGACTTACTTCCATAGATCAGCACGCAAGGACAGCACTTTTGGATATCATAGAAGATCGTTATAATAGCGCCTCATTAATAATAGCTACTCAGATCCCCGTAGAAAAATGGCATGGACTAATCGGTGAAAGTACGATTGCTGATGCTATACTTGACAGGGTAACATTCTCCTCACATAGAGTAGAATTGACAGGTGAATCCTATCGTAGAAAAAAGAAATTGGAATCTTAA
- the istA gene encoding IS21 family transposase, giving the protein MAGQRKDKMELRTLILLKKKGLSNRKVAQIMNINRKTVDSYIKRFKVLELDHAELLAMDDANLHDLFTQDDQTEKMRYEHLSSQFSKIQQELKRPGATLQTLWQNYLLEYPDGYRYTQFTTHYRKWRGKIKASGKLDHKAGEKLFVDFTGKKMSYVDRGTGEVIPVEIFVAVYPCSQYTFVKAVASQKREDFIDCLNSCLQWSGGVPQAIVSDNLKSAVSKGSKYAPEINKTLADFALFHSCVVDPARPYHPQDKALVERSVTLVYQRIFYPLDKQTFFSLKELNVAIAEQLVLYNDYLFSHGGSTRRSQFIDMEKEHLTPLPLSTYNLRYFRRAKVQKISHIYLNADRNYYSVPHRYIGHHVEVQYNNDTVEVFYNFQRIAKHQRCFRPGNYATIADHMPSSHQVYNHWSPMYFEQRAEAVGPSAQQYIRQLIAQYSYPELGYKQAQGILALVKTHSVSRVENACKRGLFHHKSSYQTIVNILKNKLDTLEEEVQQTFHIPEHENLRDTSIYR; this is encoded by the coding sequence ATGGCAGGACAACGGAAAGACAAAATGGAACTCAGAACACTTATCCTTCTAAAGAAAAAAGGACTTAGTAACCGTAAGGTTGCCCAGATAATGAACATCAACCGTAAAACGGTGGACAGCTATATTAAGCGGTTTAAAGTACTAGAATTAGATCATGCTGAACTTCTAGCTATGGATGATGCAAATCTTCATGATCTTTTTACCCAGGATGACCAAACCGAAAAGATGCGATATGAACACCTGTCATCTCAGTTCAGTAAGATACAGCAAGAGCTTAAGCGCCCTGGGGCCACCTTGCAGACGTTATGGCAAAATTACCTACTTGAATATCCTGATGGTTACCGCTATACCCAATTTACCACCCATTACAGAAAGTGGAGAGGCAAGATCAAAGCTTCGGGGAAACTGGATCATAAAGCGGGTGAAAAACTTTTCGTAGACTTTACAGGCAAAAAGATGTCCTATGTTGATAGAGGTACAGGAGAGGTTATCCCTGTCGAAATCTTCGTTGCCGTCTATCCCTGCAGTCAATATACGTTTGTAAAAGCCGTTGCAAGCCAAAAACGTGAAGATTTTATCGATTGCCTTAATAGCTGTTTGCAGTGGTCTGGTGGCGTGCCGCAGGCTATTGTATCTGACAATCTTAAATCAGCCGTGAGTAAAGGCTCCAAATATGCCCCAGAAATCAATAAAACACTTGCCGACTTTGCACTCTTTCATAGTTGTGTAGTAGATCCTGCCCGCCCATATCACCCACAAGATAAAGCTCTTGTAGAACGTAGTGTAACATTGGTCTACCAGCGTATCTTTTACCCACTGGACAAACAGACCTTCTTTAGTTTGAAAGAACTTAATGTAGCCATAGCAGAACAGTTGGTGTTATATAATGATTATTTGTTCTCACATGGAGGCTCCACTAGGAGGAGCCAATTTATTGATATGGAAAAAGAACACCTAACCCCGTTACCTTTATCAACCTATAACTTGCGGTACTTTAGACGAGCAAAAGTGCAGAAGATATCGCATATATATCTCAATGCTGATAGAAACTACTATAGTGTACCTCACCGTTATATTGGCCATCATGTAGAAGTTCAATATAACAATGACACTGTTGAGGTCTTTTATAACTTTCAGCGTATAGCAAAGCATCAGCGGTGCTTTCGACCGGGTAACTATGCCACCATCGCAGATCATATGCCTTCTTCACATCAGGTTTATAACCACTGGAGTCCGATGTACTTTGAACAGCGGGCCGAAGCTGTTGGACCATCTGCACAACAATATATCCGCCAACTAATTGCACAGTATAGCTACCCTGAACTAGGGTATAAACAGGCACAGGGAATACTTGCTCTTGTGAAAACCCATAGCGTTTCCCGCGTTGAAAACGCCTGTAAGAGAGGTCTTTTCCATCATAAATCATCTTACCAAACGATAGTCAATATCCTTAAAAATAAACTTGACACTCTAGAAGAGGAAGTACAACAGACCTTCCATATCCCTGAGCATGAAAATCTACGGGACACCTCGATTTACAGATAG
- a CDS encoding transposase: MQLENHLNEEKASGNSNRRNGKTKKTVRGLNTETFELETGRDRSVRFEPKVVPNRQLIITEQLEGHVLSMYAHLPLVELN, translated from the coding sequence ATGCAACTGGAAAACCACTTGAACGAAGAGAAAGCTTCGGGCAATAGCAATCGTCGAAATGGCAAGACAAAAAAGACAGTCCGAGGTCTCAATACCGAAACTTTTGAGCTGGAGACAGGTCGGGATAGATCGGTAAGGTTCGAGCCTAAAGTAGTACCTAACAGACAATTAATTATCACTGAACAGCTTGAGGGACACGTGTTGAGCATGTATGCCCATCTCCCGCTAGTTGAACTGAATTAG
- a CDS encoding zeta toxin family protein: protein MLERITELMKTRADFAFETTLSTRSYKNSVIEAQKIGYSVTVLYFWLDSPALAIQRVKKRVENGGHNIPSDVIERRYHRGLENLFNIYIPICDRWLVFDNMDLIPEIIAQGDKFGEFVSNSEIWSTLKSKYYNER from the coding sequence ATGTTAGAGCGTATTACGGAGTTAATGAAGACTAGAGCTGATTTTGCATTTGAAACAACGCTTTCGACTCGAAGCTATAAAAATTCAGTAATCGAAGCTCAAAAAATAGGCTATTCAGTAACTGTGCTCTATTTTTGGCTCGACTCCCCTGCACTAGCCATACAACGTGTAAAGAAAAGAGTAGAAAACGGAGGACACAATATTCCATCTGATGTGATAGAAAGACGTTATCATCGTGGTTTAGAAAATTTGTTTAACATTTATATTCCAATATGTGATCGCTGGTTGGTGTTTGATAACATGGATTTAATCCCCGAAATTATTGCTCAGGGTGATAAATTTGGAGAATTCGTTTCAAATAGCGAAATTTGGTCAACACTAAAATCGAAATACTATAATGAACGATAA
- a CDS encoding GNAT family N-acetyltransferase, translating to MNIQLSVNRDLNANDILQLYQANKWSVADKPEQLIKALLNSHSLVTAWDGTTLVGLGNAISDGYLIVYYPHLLVLPSYQGKGVGRLIMDKMQEIYKGFHMQMLTADGNAIDFYKKNGFERAGQTEPMWIYKGNDH from the coding sequence ATGAACATACAGCTAAGTGTCAACAGAGATTTAAACGCAAACGACATACTACAACTTTATCAAGCTAACAAATGGAGTGTAGCCGATAAACCAGAACAGCTGATCAAAGCACTCTTAAATTCGCATTCCTTGGTTACGGCATGGGATGGTACGACATTGGTAGGCCTAGGAAATGCTATTTCCGATGGGTATCTCATAGTTTATTATCCACATCTACTGGTGCTCCCCTCCTATCAAGGCAAAGGTGTTGGACGTTTGATTATGGATAAAATGCAAGAGATCTATAAGGGTTTTCACATGCAGATGCTTACGGCTGATGGAAATGCTATCGACTTTTATAAAAAGAACGGCTTTGAACGAGCAGGTCAAACAGAGCCGATGTGGATCTATAAAGGTAATGATCACTGA
- a CDS encoding helix-turn-helix transcriptional regulator, with protein MAKRQESISVNPMDNEFVHGIAIDRILIEQADFKASNYYAQATQPHRDEGHTFHIVENGSVFIEIDFQKYQIDAPAVVYMHPNQVHRILEFSSMNVCSLAITSENLNPEYCSFLERLVPLKPLQLTRDFSAKISELFAICLNFLRAKKDVLHHLVLKDSCNTLVGFIISAFLSQAGPPAKLSRTELISKRFQQLLEISYLTNKRPNEYAKLLHISTHYLNENVKNTTGLSVSQHIQNRVILEAKRLLYHTDKSVKEIAFELGYDDYPYFSRIFTKAVGLSALAFRSKRHE; from the coding sequence GTGGCAAAAAGACAAGAAAGTATATCTGTAAACCCGATGGACAATGAATTTGTTCATGGGATTGCCATAGATAGAATTTTAATTGAGCAAGCTGACTTTAAAGCCAGTAACTATTATGCACAAGCGACCCAGCCACATCGGGACGAGGGCCACACATTTCATATTGTGGAGAACGGAAGTGTCTTTATTGAAATTGATTTTCAAAAATATCAAATCGATGCACCTGCAGTAGTTTATATGCATCCAAATCAGGTGCACCGAATTTTAGAATTTTCAAGTATGAATGTTTGCTCTCTTGCTATAACATCCGAAAATCTTAATCCAGAATATTGCAGCTTTTTGGAACGTCTGGTTCCTTTAAAACCACTACAGCTAACTCGAGATTTCAGCGCGAAAATTTCTGAACTTTTTGCTATTTGCTTAAACTTTTTGAGGGCAAAAAAAGACGTGCTTCATCATTTAGTTTTAAAAGACAGTTGTAATACTTTGGTAGGTTTTATTATTTCAGCATTTTTAAGCCAAGCAGGACCTCCCGCAAAACTTTCAAGAACAGAGCTAATTTCAAAAAGGTTCCAACAATTGTTAGAAATAAGCTATTTAACAAATAAGCGGCCGAATGAGTATGCCAAGCTGCTGCATATTTCTACCCATTATTTAAACGAAAACGTAAAAAATACCACAGGCTTATCAGTTTCGCAACATATTCAAAATCGTGTTATATTGGAGGCAAAACGCCTACTTTACCACACTGACAAATCAGTGAAAGAAATTGCTTTTGAACTTGGTTACGATGATTATCCTTATTTCTCCAGAATTTTTACCAAGGCAGTAGGATTGTCCGCATTAGCTTTTCGAAGTAAAAGGCACGAATAG